In the genome of Etheostoma cragini isolate CJK2018 chromosome 5, CSU_Ecrag_1.0, whole genome shotgun sequence, the window ACAACTTCTAGTTTCATGATATGTTACATAAACCATTGCCATTCATTTCCAAAACATGCAAACTTACAAAGACCTAGAAATCCTTTTTTGTTAAGTCTGTGAAGTAAAtgcaaagaaatgtaaaaacataagcTAAAACACTATATTATTATAGCCACCTATGCAAACTGaaatatgaaacacacacacacaaacaataccagtcaaaagtttggggtaaCTTACAAATTTCTATTCCActtcattatagacagaataccagcagatctaagtggggggggggggggggggggggggggggaatctttaatgcaatatctataTTGGCCTttatcagcaaccatttatCCAATGTCCCTAAGGCTCATTCTGTTCTCTtgtctgatatcatttaaaaaaagcctggAGAAGCCTTTTACAGTTATGTAATCGCATAATGTAATCTGACCTGCTGCCCGGGTTAAAAAACTATGCAACtcatctcagctgggattctgtctataatggagcgcaatggaaatttgtgagtgtgtgtgtgtgtgtgtgtatagatatatatacatacacacacacacacacacacacacatatatatatatatatatatatatatatatatatatataaaatattgtaaatgaaCTCAATCTTTAATCCCCAGTCCACATCGATACAACTTGTCTCTGCTGGTTTTTAATGTatacaattaaatgaaattgCAGGACTTTGACGTCGACATCCTGGCTGTGATCAATGACACAGTAGGAACCATGATGACCTGTGGCTATGATGATCATCACTGTGAAATTGGCCTCATTGTGGGTGAGTCCAGTCCACCGGTGAATGTATAGCAAATTATAAATATCGGGGAATCTTAATACATACCACATAGTATGTTATtcaccttttgatattaatatgGTGTGCATAGAAATGAGCTGAATTATCCCTCAAGGAACGGGGACCAATGCCTGCTATATGGAGCAAATGAGGAACCTTGAGCTGCTGGACGGTGACGAGGGGCGGATGTGTGTCAATATAGAGTGGGGCGCTTTTGGAGACGATGGGACCCTCGAGGACCTGCGCACCGACATTGACCGGGAAATAGACGCAGGCTCTCTGAACCCTGGCAAGCAGCTGTGAGTGTCTTCTAGCTTATCTGACTTGGTACTATTTAAATCCTAATTAAATCATCTCTTAGCAGTGGCTTACTTAACTCAACTGCAGGAAGGCTTCTACTAGAGATGTCTTAATTTCTAATTTCCATTGTTTATATCATTATATTCATGATATCTTACTAGAACCCTTCCTAAATTCGACCTGCTTAACAATTTTTTGATcacaagattaacgttctttttggcttagcaaactttgtagtttttttcacatgctttggcaacaactagtaacgttagaaaaacttcaacaccacaccggatcaaGCTAGACctttagaataaataaaaaggtgcaATTAATTACATGTTAACTTGTGCGATTTGTGCttaatgcgattaattgcaattaaatattttaatatttgcagGACATACAGGGTTGATGTAAAATCCAGTGCTGTGTAGAATAATGGAACAGAGTAGAAATGTGTAATTCCTTTAATTGACATTGGCCGGCGTGACTTGCACTGACcattacaaaattaaaagagTGACTCTTTCACACAAGGAAATTGACAAATCATCTAGAAAAAACAATGGCTAACAATGGAtctaaatgttatatttatgACCTTAAATAACATAACTGATGATAACGTAACTTAACATCAGTGAAAAAGtttgaacagacagacagacatgtcaGGTGGTGTCCTTACTGAAACATCACTTATGTCAGAGGTCAGCATCTGATAGGCTGTCAGTTagctgcatttgtgtgtgtatgtgcacgtgTAGACACAGgtataaatataacaatattttgttttggcgTATAGGTTTGAGAAGATGATCAGTGGCCTGTACATGGGGGAACTGGTGCGTCTAATCCTGGTGAGAATGACCAAAGAGCAGCTGCTGTTCCAGGGCAAGACTACAGCAGAGCTCCTCACAACAGGAAGCTTCAACACCAGCTACATCTATGCCATTGAGAATGACAagttagtttgtgtgtttgtttgtttgtttgtgtgtgtgtgtgtgtgtgtgtgtttgagtgagaaagagagtgttTGAAAAAGTCAGATGCAGTGATGGTACAGCTGCACAGTAACATAGTAAGAAGCAGACAAATAGTGTCCACCTAAAACCAAGGAACAGTGGAACATCTTCAAGGTTGCAAAAAACGTCCAATGGTTTGATTAGGTCAGACCTGACATCACCTGGATAATTGAGACGACTCTACCGCTACAGCTACAGCTGGTATTCATTGACtaaaacaaagaacatgttCATCTATCCGTTCTGTTTTATACACAAGGACAAATAAGGGCTGAAAAAAGGAGTTTGTATTAGGATGGAAGTCTTACTTGTAGACTAGTAAGTATAGTAGTAGATAAAGGAAGGTCATGCTGTCTATTCAAAATGACAATAAGCAACCAAACCAGCTAAATACAAACATTTAAGGGCAGGGTGTGCTGATATTATCTTTTGGTTTGTAGACTAGGCTAACTTTATACACACCAGCTATGACTTCCTTCCTACCATTCATTCTTGTTTGTATTGATGGAAAAGCAATGATGGGAGAGCGATGGGCTTCTACCCAGCCAATTGGATTGTTCTAATAGTACAGAAccaaaatggcttttcatagttttattgtttgtctgtCACCTTTGAATGTGCGAGGTGTATGTCACCATGAtaaaattgtttatttacatggagtctggtgggtttagcaatgGGAATTTTGCTGatgttatgtttaaaaatcTGAATCCTACCCTTTAATCTAAAGGTCAATCTCTGTAGGAATCCATTccaaaatattataataataatctaagcctgtcagtggcaaaacaagcccTTTGTAAATTGAAGGTGCTGATTGCACCGATTTTGGTTAATACTGGACCAacgtcaaagattgttgttcccatgaTGAGTCACTCagccacaaaaacataggaagtTAGGGACTAGGTTGAAAAAAACCTGAAGTGAACCTTTAACTTCTGCTGCATTTGTTCTGAATGATGGAGGATTTTTCCACTAGAACTGCCATAGCCCTTGCATtggttttagtgtttttcagaaaaacacCCCCTTTGTTTGTGAGGAGAAGCACGGATTAACGTAGGTAATcacactctctgtctgtctgactacAACAGTAGTGTCCCCACATGCTGTGCTAGTGTTAAGCTTTTTGGGCGTTATCTATAGAAATAATAATGGTTCAAAAGGAAATTGCATAGATTTAAAGTGACTGtattagggatgtaacgattaccGGTGCAACGGTAAACCACGGTAAAAATGTTAGTGAAAAGAATGactcttttcatttaaaatataagtaTCACTTGGATTACCGAATCCTTCCCAACTTCACCCGAGTCTCCTGAAGCTGCCGCGCAGGCGCACTGCGTAGCCTCCAACGTGTgtttcttgaagttggaatcatggcGGAAGGAGGAGATAACCGCGCTCAGGACGTTTATCAGCCCTCTAAGAAGACTAAGTGTGAAGCATGGGCATTTTTTGGTTATTATAGGGAATACTGATGGACAGCTGATTGAAGATAGTAATCCTGTCTGCAGAACgagcagaaaaaaagtattttaaaatcacCACGATAACACCGAAAACCGTGATCATTTTGTTAATTATAACTGCGAGGTCACAGTTTCATACCGGTACATCCCTAGGtaatatgtaacttttaaatgtttctgaaactgtaatTTTTACTCTGATGATCTTAAATGACCCGTAACAGCAAACGCTATTTTTGTATAGTTTGTGTTAATTCCTCTGCCCTGGTCGGAATTTCCCcgcaaagacacaaaatgattTAGGGCAGGTAGGCggcgctacagagcacacaATCTGACGGGATACAGATTTCAGCGCATCAccggaaaagcctgtgttagtaagtatccagccaggtaaaaggtaACAGGAGATTCCttatataggcctaattgtacttttattttattttagaagttatctgctatagttatggctgatactggggcaggaccatcacagaaaaaaggaaattaaaggaagaaaaactaaaagctaAAGTGACCGACACCGGGCTATAACGCGATAcaggctttcaacagatggTGACGATTacaggattgtaaatgattcaaaaccaACCCCGAATGGGCTCTCAGgtacatttcattcataaaataactttggaTTGTGCGATGTGGTTGCACGTCAGTAAGCGACATTGAATTGCGTCCCCCTTTCATTTGTGTTGGccttctattttcttttcccttgtccccctgtacttgtgtaaagcacacttgggtttcatgaaattaactaaattaatcTAAGTTATTAGTAagttggttgctacaacaatcttttaatgctttggcttgtgacacagcaaagtttaaataacaaaaagcgatataggcttgtggtgatgagctatttgctataggtgccaaaaaaaatctatgtttagtaatgccaatttgttttgttttgtcatggtcaaaaaatcatggcagagaatcgggatatcaattctaagctaaaaaaacatgattcatatttttccctgaatcgcGCAGGCCTAGTTGGTGGTATTTTGTGCATGGCATCATGGTGGATGCAGGCTCTCCACAGATCTTCTTGCTGTTTGGACTATGCTAATCACATGCCTCTATATGGGACACTGATCGGTTTCATAAGTTCAAACAAACTGTTCAAATAGTATCTATGGTGAAAATCTGCATTTACTTTATTTAGCCACAATGCTTTGATATCCGCTTTTCATccacccattcacacacaccgATGGCAGCGAGCCAGTGTAGCCATGCAAGGTGATGGCCTGACCATGAGGGGCAATTTGAGGTTTAgagtcttgctcaaggacactttgccAACCTTGTGATTAGCGGACGATCCACCTCCTCCTATCCATCCATTTATTTTCTGCCTACCCTGTTCCAAACCACACTGAGCAGTCAAATTTATAGTGAAGGTGATTTTTATTCTGCTTTACCTACAGAGATGAGGAAGGCCTGTCGAGTGCAGAGAAGGTGCTCCGGGGCCTGGGTCTGGACCCGTTGGTTGAGGACTGTGTATCCACTCAGAGGGTGTGTCAGATTGTATCTACACGGGCTGCACACTTGTGTGCTGCCACTCTAGTGGCAGTGCTGCGGCAGATCCGGGATAACAAAGCAGCTGAGAAGCTGCGTACGACTATTGGCGTGGACGGCTCCGTTTACAAGAATCATCCAGAGTAAGTGTTCCTGAACACATCACGTCTGCCTCGTGGATCTCACGCAAATACAACTGAGCTACAAACAACCAGAAcaggaaaacacttttttgtaaaGTGCACACACTGTAGGTAGtttgttaatttttaataaaaaaaatataaaaaactcaACTTTCTACACTTGTAATGAGGTATGTCGTTAAGTTTTAAGTAGTCAATCATAAATAATACATGATAGAAATCAGCATTTCTATACCTTTAAACTTTAATGAGCTTGTCTGTACAAGAGAAATTGTAGAACTGAAGTGATTTCAAAAGAACACAGATTTCACAAAATGTATCTAATTTTCCTAGGTTTTCCAGGAGGCTCCACAAGATGGTAAGGCGACTTGTGCCAGACTGTGATGTGCGTTTTTTGCAGTCACAGTGTGGCAGTGGGAAAGGTGCTGCCATGGTAACAGCAGTAGCCTACCGCCTAGCCGCTCAACATGCTGAGCGTCAACGCATTCTCGACACCTTGCGTTTAGGCCGTGAACAGCTGCTGGAAGTAAAAAAGCGAATGAGTGAGGAGATGGTGCGCGGCCTGTCGAAGCAAACCCATGAGCAGGCGAGCGTCAAGATGCTTCCCACCTTTGTTAGAGCCACACCGGATGGAACAGGTAGCTTTTAGGAGAAAAAGAGACGTTCCACTTGACTTGTCATTGAGTTCAGTTGTCTTCTTTCTATAATGCTTTCATGCatatttttggggattattGTCTTTGTTGTCCTCATCAGAGCATGGCGACTTCTTGGCTTTGGACCTTGGGGGCTCCAGCTTTCGGGTACTGTTGGTGCGCGTGCGAAGTGGAAAGAGACACAATGTGGACATGCACCACAAGATCTACTCTATTCCCCAGGAGACTATGCAGGGCACAGGGGAAGAGGTAAAACATCACTGGGGTTAAAGTACTGTAGTATTTCATATAAATGGTAACTGCAACTAAAAGGATGGGATCAAGGGAGCTCCGCCATGTTGGTGAAGTTAAATCATCTCTTTCAATGTTTGAAACTGGCCCTCTGACAAAGGGTATCCTAAATTACTCAAACGGACCGAACTTTCTGCCGCAGGCATTTAAAACCAACGGAAAGACCTGCACTTTTGCCGGAGATGGGCCACATAGTACTGCATAAATTATATTCAAGATTGTCTTGTATCATTTTGATgcaccaacagtgttgttgtcattagttagaattcctcatgggggcgacaactatgcactatagctttaagtatTTTACACTTGCTGTCTCTCATGTGCCAGCTTTTCAGCCACATTGTGTACTGCATCAACGACTTCCTGGAATACATGGGCATGAGTGGAGCATCCTTACCTCTGGGATTTACATTCTCCTTCCCCTGTCATCAAAGCAAACTGGATCAGGTAATGCTTGATTCAATATGCATTTTAAGTGTACGACTagcattaaaaatataatatagtgAATCTATCtgtatttttgcacattttcctGAACTTCAGGTGTGAATATAATAAGTTGTAGGCAATTTGTTCCATGCTGatctttcagcatattgtaatttaaGTGGCAACAGAGAGGCGAGAGGGAAAGCTGCAGGATGTAATGTATACCTTATTAGTCCCACAGgggaaaattacaatgttttcactctgttgttattacacacattacacacatgcctgaatgacacacacacatgctcattacCTAACATGTACTAATGGAGAGATCtcagagggagggggctgcaCATGGAAAGGCGGCCCGAGTAGTTGGGGGTTCAGTACCAGTCCCAACCCAACTCTCTACGGGATGAGCTACTGCCGCCCTAATATCAGTGATTCAGAGGACTGCAGTTATTTTTCATGTGGTTTGGTTAAAAGCCGCTTCCCTGCAAAGTAATCTCTGTCTACACAGAGTGACAAAGCCTCTAACTCAAGCAAATGCTTACTAAGCTCTGGAGAACTGCAAGGCCAAACCCTGCTACCACTTTTTACCCCTGCCTTTAAAATAAGTCCCATTATATTGTGTAAGGTAaaagtatgtgtatgttttaatgaaaacaacaaatctTTATTGTTTCAAACTGAAGAAAGAactgcaatcaaccaatcaaccGTCTTTTTGCAGGTTGATACGAAACAAAGACATCAGAAAAGCACCGTTTATCCCTCTGTGGCaacattttaatgcaacaaACCACAatttttgatttagattttaaattgtacaaTTTATCTCTATTCATATGTACAGTTAATAATAGTCACATAGACAGATCACTACTGTCATTTGTCCAGGGCATTCTTCTAAAGTGGACAAAGGGTTTCAAAGCCAGCGGCTGTGAGGGACAAGATGTTATCAGGTTGCTTAAAGATGCTGTCCGCCGCAAACAGGTCAGTAAACGCATCACAAGTACATGCCTGCTGTGAATGTTCACAAGtgaatatgatttaaaaaaaagtataaccATGTGGCTTATACAGGAAGCTACAGGGTCTTACAAACAGCTTTTCATTGCTCGTGAAGTAGAGACCGAGTTGAAATGGTCACACTGATCTTGTCCGTTTCCTatagaattttattttaattctctttttctAGATTAAGGtttcaagttatttatttacagctttattccccctctttctttgttttctcctttttttcccttaGATCTAAGGTTGCAAACAGCAAAGTAtaacttttttactttctttaaatTGTCCCATACAAGACaccattttattaaatgtgacATCGGAAGGGTTTAATAAAGAAACGTCTATTGGTTTTAAGAGTCAATAGAGGTGAAATGTATTCAGCCATTAATTTGAGTGGAGCGTCAGTGAGGTTTTAGACATATtgcagtatatatatttgttctAATTCTGAAAACTCACTCAGGGTTTCATCCTAAGCCCAGGAGCCACTTTGGACCTGTGCATACTGCAGCATCATGTTATATATTCCATTGTtatggggttagggttaggtgctATGATTatcagagttaaaaaaacagaaaaagatcaTGTAAATATGCATTTTGTATTCTTGCCTTAggataataataaaatcatgaCATTCTCAAAAGCTAAAGTGACCTCAGAGTAAAATGAATTTACAAAGTCAACCCCTGTTCTCTGGTTATGTGAGTGCAAGAGGCTGAACTACatgaaaaatctaatttaatatGTAACTACTTGAAGCCACAGATCTGCTATTTTTAGGACTCTGGATTTAAAGCAAAGGTGGTTATTCGTGCAAACAATTAGGCTACTAGTGTATGTTTCTAGTATAAtatattttcatcactttatcCCTGATTCCAGGAATTTGATTTGAGCTTCGTGGCGGTGGTTAATGACACAGTGGGCACCATGATGACCTGCAGCTATGAGGACCCCAAATGTGAAGTGGGACTCATTGTAGGTGAGTCTGTCAACCCCTCACCTTGTCTCTGGAAGTTGGAAGTCTCATTGTGCcattttaaacatcaaaatTAATTCAATGTGGGCAAACGagtgattattttttgtcttagtATCTGGTTTTCAACTTGACTTGACATGACAGTACTTCTTGTAACACCTTTCCACCTGTCGTTAACTCAGGCACGGGGACCAATGCCTGTTACATGGAGGAAATGGAGAACATTGAACTGGTGGAGGGTGATGACGGCTGTATGTGTGTCAACATGGAGTGGGGAGCATTTGGTGACAATGGCGAACTTGATGACTTCTGCACCCAGTTTGATCGCATTGTGGATGATTGCTCTAACTATCCTGGGAA includes:
- the hk2 gene encoding hexokinase-2; translated protein: MSASNLLANYCTELHDDQAQNVDKYLHHFQLSDKTLMDLSIRFRREMDKGLCRDTNPTAAVKMLPTFVRSTPDGTEQGEFLALDLGGTNFRVLLVKVMANGKQAVEMEDQIYAIPEHLMRGCGSELFDHIADCLANFLEKLGIKDKKLPLGFTFSFPCQQTKLDEAVLVSWTKAFKSNGVEGKDVVNLLRKSIKKRGDFDVDILAVINDTVGTMMTCGYDDHHCEIGLIVGTGTNACYMEQMRNLELLDGDEGRMCVNIEWGAFGDDGTLEDLRTDIDREIDAGSLNPGKQLFEKMISGLYMGELVRLILVRMTKEQLLFQGKTTAELLTTGSFNTSYIYAIENDKDEEGLSSAEKVLRGLGLDPLVEDCVSTQRVCQIVSTRAAHLCAATLVAVLRQIRDNKAAEKLRTTIGVDGSVYKNHPEFSRRLHKMVRRLVPDCDVRFLQSQCGSGKGAAMVTAVAYRLAAQHAERQRILDTLRLGREQLLEVKKRMSEEMVRGLSKQTHEQASVKMLPTFVRATPDGTEHGDFLALDLGGSSFRVLLVRVRSGKRHNVDMHHKIYSIPQETMQGTGEELFSHIVYCINDFLEYMGMSGASLPLGFTFSFPCHQSKLDQGILLKWTKGFKASGCEGQDVIRLLKDAVRRKQEFDLSFVAVVNDTVGTMMTCSYEDPKCEVGLIVGTGTNACYMEEMENIELVEGDDGCMCVNMEWGAFGDNGELDDFCTQFDRIVDDCSNYPGKQRYEKMISGMYLGEIVRNVLLDFTAKGLLFRGKLSERLKTRGIFETKFLSQIESDRLAMRQIRSILQHLGLTSSTCDDSVLVKEVCSVVSRRAAQLCGAGLAAVVDKIRQNRNLNQLSITVGVDGTLYKTHPHFSSIMQETLQDLAPQCQVTFHKSEDGSGKGAALITAVACRMKSDGQH